One genomic segment of Clostridium estertheticum subsp. estertheticum includes these proteins:
- the feoB gene encoding ferrous iron transport protein B, with protein MITAALLGNPNVGKTTLFNALTGSNQYVGNWAGVTVEKKEGFVENKIKIVDLPGIYAMDTYSNEEKVSKEFLQSGNVDVIINIVDASSLDRNLYLTTQLKKFNKPIILVLNMIDVAIANGLDINYTLLAQKLGVKIIPIVASKGKGILDVKNCLLKGDYVSNTTNNLDFKDEKETYSYIEVLLKSCTNKKKNNKVSITQKIDKIVLNRILAYPLFFLSLFIIFMFTFNWVGQPLADLLDSLLNDIIVPFLTNILSNNSAWFSSLLIDGVVGGVGSVIVFLPVILALFLGISFLEDSGYMARAAFIMDKLMRRMGLSGKAFIPLIVGFGCSVPAIMSARTLESEKDRKLTALLVPLMSCNARLPVYALFASVFFPGSKTLMVFSLYLMGIGIAFGIGILFKNTLFRKDEEPFIIELPEYQLPELKSLLIHTWAKGKGFLKKAGTIIFSISVLVWFLSNFNTTGMVDINSSFLASIGKFINPIFIPLGFASWQNSVALLTGLMAKEVVVGTMGVIYGGNLTHSLANHFTSLSAYSFLVFVLLYTPCVSVIATMKKEYGNKMAIFSVCYQLTLAWVVSFIIFNVGSIIMR; from the coding sequence GAGTAACAGTGGAAAAAAAAGAAGGCTTCGTAGAAAATAAGATTAAAATCGTCGACTTACCTGGTATTTATGCCATGGATACTTATTCAAATGAAGAAAAAGTTTCCAAGGAATTTTTACAAAGCGGTAACGTGGATGTAATTATAAATATTGTTGATGCATCAAGCCTTGATAGAAATTTATATCTTACAACTCAATTAAAGAAGTTTAACAAACCAATAATTTTAGTATTAAACATGATTGATGTAGCAATTGCTAATGGTTTGGATATTAATTATACTCTACTAGCGCAAAAGCTAGGAGTAAAGATAATACCAATAGTTGCTTCAAAGGGAAAAGGAATTTTAGATGTTAAAAATTGTCTTCTTAAAGGGGATTATGTTAGTAACACCACAAACAATTTAGACTTCAAAGATGAAAAAGAAACTTATTCGTACATTGAAGTTTTACTAAAATCCTGCACTAATAAAAAGAAAAATAATAAAGTTTCTATTACACAAAAAATAGATAAAATCGTGCTTAATAGAATTCTTGCTTATCCTTTATTTTTCCTAAGTTTATTTATAATTTTTATGTTTACATTTAACTGGGTTGGACAACCATTGGCTGATTTGCTCGATAGCTTGCTTAATGATATTATTGTACCATTTTTAACTAATATATTATCGAATAACAGCGCTTGGTTCTCTTCTCTACTAATTGATGGTGTCGTAGGTGGAGTAGGTTCAGTAATAGTATTTTTGCCAGTTATATTAGCACTATTCTTAGGTATTTCATTTTTAGAAGATAGTGGTTACATGGCAAGAGCTGCCTTTATAATGGATAAATTAATGAGGAGAATGGGTTTATCAGGTAAAGCTTTTATCCCCTTAATTGTCGGTTTCGGTTGTTCTGTGCCTGCTATAATGTCTGCTAGAACTCTAGAAAGTGAGAAAGATAGAAAGTTAACAGCGCTTTTAGTACCTCTTATGTCTTGTAATGCTAGACTTCCAGTTTATGCATTGTTTGCATCAGTGTTTTTTCCAGGAAGCAAAACCCTAATGGTATTTTCATTATACTTAATGGGAATTGGTATAGCCTTTGGAATTGGTATTTTATTTAAAAACACATTATTCAGGAAAGACGAAGAACCTTTTATTATAGAATTACCTGAATATCAATTACCGGAACTAAAAAGCTTATTAATACATACTTGGGCAAAAGGTAAAGGTTTCTTAAAGAAAGCTGGTACTATAATCTTTTCTATTTCCGTATTAGTATGGTTTTTATCAAACTTTAACACTACAGGTATGGTTGATATAAACTCTAGTTTTTTAGCTAGTATAGGTAAATTTATAAATCCAATATTTATTCCTCTTGGATTTGCCTCATGGCAAAATTCAGTAGCACTTTTAACTGGTCTTATGGCTAAAGAAGTAGTTGTAGGAACCATGGGTGTTATATATGGTGGTAATTTAACACATTCTTTAGCTAATCATTTTACTTCACTATCTGCTTATAGTTTCTTAGTTTTTGTATTATTATACACTCCTTGTGTATCAGTAATTGCAACTATGAAAAAAGAATACGGAAACAAAATGGCAATTTTTTCTGTATGTTACCAATTAACATTAGCTTGGGTAGTTTCTTTCATAATATTTAATGTTGGAAGCATAATAATGAGGTAA
- a CDS encoding FeoB-associated Cys-rich membrane protein yields MEFIIVGVIVVAAGYILYTNIKKQSHGDCGCGNGCKGCNHSCEVKSSNKKR; encoded by the coding sequence GTGGAATTCATTATTGTTGGTGTGATCGTTGTCGCAGCTGGATATATCTTATATACTAATATAAAGAAACAATCACATGGTGATTGTGGCTGTGGAAATGGCTGTAAAGGCTGTAACCATAGTTGTGAAGTAAAATCATCTAATAAAAAAAGATAA
- a CDS encoding ribonuclease H-like domain-containing protein: protein MFIKEYQIKVILPDEIFSKYKMGTIAYLDIEATGFDLEYDKIVLISLGYYLSEGEFKIVQYFAESPSEEVNILKEFTKAMGKFKRWCSYNGTAFDEPFIIRKMYRYNFGYRLPRDHMDLYKFIRPFHKRMGIKSCSLKSVEQFIGIKRKDEINGAKWVELYNEYLLKHDEKLKEILMLHNYEDVVNLPEIFKVVNVIDNDLDLLRKEKLAKKQMSLMKNNINTKQPLKTVSGRL, encoded by the coding sequence ATGTTCATAAAAGAATATCAAATTAAGGTTATTTTACCAGACGAAATTTTCAGCAAATACAAGATGGGTACTATTGCATATTTGGATATTGAAGCTACGGGTTTTGATCTAGAATATGACAAAATAGTACTAATATCTTTAGGGTATTACTTAAGCGAAGGTGAATTTAAAATTGTTCAATATTTCGCTGAGTCACCAAGTGAGGAAGTGAATATTTTAAAAGAATTTACGAAAGCTATGGGTAAGTTTAAAAGGTGGTGTTCCTATAATGGTACAGCATTTGATGAACCTTTCATAATTAGGAAGATGTATAGATATAATTTCGGCTATAGATTACCAAGGGATCACATGGATTTGTATAAGTTTATAAGACCATTTCACAAAAGAATGGGAATTAAGAGTTGTAGTTTAAAAAGTGTGGAACAGTTTATTGGTATCAAGAGAAAAGATGAAATTAACGGAGCAAAGTGGGTTGAATTGTATAATGAATACCTACTAAAACATGATGAAAAGCTGAAAGAGATTCTTATGCTTCATAATTACGAAGATGTTGTAAATTTGCCTGAAATATTTAAGGTAGTTAACGTTATCGATAATGATTTAGATCTATTGAGAAAAGAAAAATTAGCTAAAAAACAAATGTCTCTTATGAAGAATAATATAAACACAAAGCAGCCACTAAAAACAGTAAGTGGTAGGTTATAA
- the argS gene encoding arginine--tRNA ligase, translating into MDYKKTVAQRIKQLVELDIETIESLIEIPPKPEMGEFAFPCFQLSKVMRKAPNMIAKDLKEKIEKDGFEKIECFGPYLNFFLDKGAFIKNTVEKILDEGDNYGSSKIGEGKNIVVEYSSPNIAKPFHVGHLFTTVIGNSLYKILSFEGYNCTGINHLGDWGTQFGKLIYAYKNWVDEDALVSEPIKELLRIYVKFHEEADLDPTLNEQAKMYFKKLEDGCDEEVELWTKFRDVSLVEFKKLYETLNVKFDSYAGESFYCDKMDDIIKDIDAKGLLVDSNGAKVVMLDEYNIPPCIIKKSDGATIYATRDLAAATYRKKTYDFHKNIYVVGKDQALHFKQVFTTLKLMGNKWADDCVHVPFGTVRFADKKLSTRKGDVIFLDELLNQAVAKTLEVINEKNPELENKEDVAKKVGIGAIVFTYLKNHRERDIVFNWEEMLSFDGETGPYVQYTYARAKSILRKVEETSKNNETDIELDYNKLNSKEEFELVKQLEGFQKSILFAIDKLEPSMVTRYVIDVAKAFNKFYNQYNISNLKDEADKKAKIKMVEATCQVIKNALGLIGIEVVDRM; encoded by the coding sequence ATGGATTATAAAAAAACAGTTGCGCAGAGGATTAAACAATTGGTGGAGCTTGACATAGAAACAATAGAAAGTTTAATTGAAATACCACCAAAACCTGAAATGGGGGAGTTTGCTTTTCCGTGTTTTCAATTATCGAAAGTTATGAGAAAAGCACCGAATATGATAGCTAAGGATTTAAAAGAAAAAATAGAAAAAGACGGTTTTGAGAAAATAGAGTGTTTTGGTCCTTATTTAAATTTCTTCCTAGACAAAGGGGCGTTTATTAAAAATACAGTAGAAAAAATATTAGATGAGGGAGATAATTATGGTTCATCTAAAATTGGTGAAGGTAAGAATATAGTAGTAGAATATTCATCACCTAATATTGCAAAACCGTTCCATGTAGGACATTTATTCACTACAGTTATTGGTAACTCATTATATAAAATATTATCTTTCGAAGGATATAATTGTACTGGAATTAACCATCTTGGAGATTGGGGCACTCAATTCGGTAAACTTATTTATGCTTATAAGAACTGGGTAGATGAGGATGCTTTAGTTAGCGAGCCGATTAAAGAACTTTTAAGAATTTATGTTAAATTCCATGAGGAAGCTGACCTTGACCCAACTCTTAATGAGCAAGCAAAAATGTACTTTAAAAAATTAGAAGATGGTTGCGACGAGGAAGTTGAGCTTTGGACTAAATTTCGTGACGTAAGTTTAGTTGAGTTTAAAAAACTTTATGAAACACTAAATGTTAAATTTGATTCTTATGCTGGTGAAAGTTTCTATTGTGATAAGATGGATGACATTATTAAGGATATAGATGCAAAAGGACTACTAGTTGATAGTAATGGAGCTAAGGTTGTAATGCTTGATGAATACAATATTCCGCCATGCATAATTAAAAAATCAGATGGAGCTACAATTTATGCAACTCGTGATTTAGCAGCAGCGACATATAGAAAGAAGACTTATGACTTTCATAAAAATATTTATGTAGTTGGAAAAGATCAAGCTCTTCATTTCAAACAAGTATTTACTACTTTAAAGCTTATGGGAAACAAATGGGCAGATGATTGTGTGCATGTACCTTTTGGTACAGTAAGATTTGCAGATAAAAAATTATCTACAAGAAAAGGTGATGTTATTTTCCTAGATGAGTTATTAAATCAAGCGGTTGCTAAAACCCTTGAAGTAATAAACGAGAAAAATCCTGAACTTGAAAATAAAGAAGATGTAGCTAAAAAAGTAGGAATAGGTGCTATTGTATTTACTTATTTAAAAAATCATAGAGAGAGAGACATTGTTTTCAATTGGGAAGAAATGCTTAGCTTTGATGGAGAAACAGGTCCTTATGTTCAATATACCTATGCAAGAGCAAAAAGTATATTAAGAAAAGTTGAAGAGACTAGCAAAAACAATGAAACTGATATAGAGCTAGATTACAATAAATTAAATTCTAAAGAAGAATTTGAACTTGTGAAGCAGTTAGAAGGTTTCCAAAAATCAATCCTGTTTGCTATTGATAAATTAGAACCATCTATGGTTACAAGATACGTAATTGATGTAGCTAAAGCTTTTAATAAATTTTACAATCAGTATAATATATCTAATTTGAAAGATGAAGCTGATAAAAAAGCGAAAATTAAAATGGTAGAAGCTACTTGCCAAGTAATTAAGAACGCATTAGGACTTATAGGTATAGAAGTCGTAGATAGAATGTAA
- a CDS encoding thioredoxin domain-containing protein has translation MTKPDTIKEKQKPNKLINEKSPYLLQHAYNPVNWNPWGEEAFAIAKAEDKPIFLSIGYSTCHWCHVMEKESFENKEVAAILNRYFIAIKVDREERPDVDSIYMSVCQSLTGSGGWPLTIFMTSDKKPFYAGTYFPRESMRGMPGIKDVLISIAEQWNENKESIIESSKKIVEHIKKNDVFVKPGEMGESEIHNAFSSFESVFDDKYGGFGRSPKFPAPHNLQFLLRYWKNYNEPKALEIVETTLEAMYSGGIFDHIGFGFSRYSTDQKWLVPHFEKMLYDNALLAQVYIEAFEATGKKFYKEVADKIFTYILRDMTSKEGAFYSAEDADSEGIEGKYYLLTNEEVALVLGEESYKIYCEQYDITKKGNFEGRNIPNLIGKQSSTNIDEKVNIKLEEMREKLFEYREKRIHPYKDDKILTSWNGLMIAALAYGGRVFQNASYINVAEKAMNFILSKMINDKGRLMARYRDGDVAHLGYLDDYAFTVHALIELYEATFNAVYLTKAIELNENMIKLFKDEKQGGLYLYGVDGEELISRPKDIYDGAMPSGNSVATLNMLRLARLTANTKLQNEAALQFKVFASKVKTIESAHAYFMTALLYSTVPGKDIIISGDENSGGTKTMIKEINSTYLPFATAVLNAGDGSLNSINSELAAHKPLLGKTTAYICENYTCREPITNLQEFYESINE, from the coding sequence ATGACTAAACCCGATACCATTAAAGAAAAGCAAAAACCTAATAAATTAATTAATGAAAAGTCTCCATACCTTTTGCAACATGCATATAACCCAGTAAACTGGAACCCATGGGGTGAAGAAGCCTTTGCTATAGCGAAAGCTGAAGATAAACCAATCTTCCTTTCAATCGGCTATTCAACTTGTCATTGGTGTCATGTTATGGAAAAAGAATCCTTTGAAAATAAAGAAGTAGCAGCAATACTAAATAGATATTTTATAGCAATAAAGGTTGATCGTGAAGAACGACCAGATGTAGACAGTATTTATATGTCTGTATGTCAGTCTCTCACCGGTAGTGGTGGATGGCCATTAACAATTTTTATGACTTCAGATAAAAAACCTTTTTATGCAGGTACCTATTTTCCTAGGGAAAGCATGCGTGGAATGCCAGGGATAAAAGACGTACTAATTTCTATTGCGGAGCAGTGGAATGAAAATAAAGAGAGTATTATAGAATCTAGTAAAAAAATAGTGGAGCATATAAAAAAGAATGATGTTTTTGTTAAACCTGGAGAAATGGGTGAATCTGAAATACATAATGCATTTAGTAGCTTTGAAAGTGTTTTTGATGATAAGTATGGTGGATTTGGAAGGTCTCCAAAATTCCCAGCTCCTCACAATTTACAATTTTTATTGAGATATTGGAAAAATTACAATGAGCCTAAGGCATTAGAAATAGTAGAAACAACTTTGGAAGCAATGTACTCAGGTGGAATTTTTGATCATATTGGTTTTGGATTTTCAAGGTATTCCACAGATCAGAAATGGTTAGTGCCTCACTTTGAAAAAATGTTATATGATAATGCACTTTTAGCACAAGTATATATTGAAGCTTTTGAAGCCACAGGTAAAAAATTTTATAAAGAAGTAGCTGATAAAATATTTACTTATATATTAAGGGATATGACTTCAAAAGAAGGGGCTTTTTACTCAGCCGAAGATGCTGATAGTGAGGGCATCGAGGGGAAATACTATTTGTTAACGAATGAGGAAGTAGCTTTAGTTTTAGGTGAGGAGAGTTATAAAATATATTGTGAACAATATGATATTACTAAGAAGGGTAATTTTGAGGGACGAAATATTCCAAATCTTATTGGAAAACAAAGTAGTACTAATATAGATGAAAAAGTAAATATAAAATTAGAAGAAATGAGAGAGAAGTTATTTGAATATAGAGAAAAAAGAATACATCCTTATAAGGATGATAAAATATTAACTTCATGGAATGGACTTATGATTGCAGCTCTTGCCTATGGTGGAAGAGTTTTCCAAAATGCGAGTTATATAAATGTTGCAGAAAAGGCTATGAATTTCATATTAAGTAAGATGATTAATGATAAAGGAAGGTTAATGGCTAGATATAGAGATGGTGATGTTGCCCATTTAGGTTATTTAGACGACTATGCTTTTACGGTTCATGCTTTAATTGAATTATATGAGGCTACTTTTAATGCAGTATATTTAACCAAGGCCATAGAACTTAATGAAAATATGATTAAACTGTTTAAAGATGAAAAGCAGGGTGGATTGTATTTATATGGTGTTGACGGCGAAGAACTAATCTCAAGACCTAAAGATATATATGATGGTGCAATGCCATCGGGAAATTCTGTAGCTACATTAAACATGTTAAGACTTGCTAGATTAACGGCTAATACTAAATTACAAAATGAGGCCGCTTTACAATTTAAAGTTTTTGCGTCAAAGGTTAAAACTATAGAAAGTGCTCATGCTTATTTTATGACAGCGTTACTATATAGTACAGTACCAGGAAAGGATATTATAATCTCTGGAGATGAGAATTCAGGCGGAACTAAAACTATGATTAAAGAGATTAATAGCACTTATCTTCCTTTTGCTACAGCAGTATTAAATGCCGGTGATGGAAGTCTAAATTCTATTAATTCAGAGTTGGCTGCGCATAAGCCTTTACTGGGGAAAACTACTGCTTATATTTGTGAGAATTATACATGCAGGGAACCTATTACTAATCTACAAGAATTTTATGAGTCTATCAATGAGTGA